A single window of Desulfovibrio sp. G11 DNA harbors:
- a CDS encoding ATP-binding protein, producing the protein MIPVYNKKNRSAIWLPLLACFLWLVFTMGLYRQASRVDEAHRLELEHTRLSTVARQLMDARNWNAAHGGVYVLESEYGKPNLWLPEGERTVTTGDGRTLVLMNPAYMSRQLAERNSEPGIEISVISNMPLRPENMADTWENDALSQCTAGAREIFSAPQPGSHGKLRLLSVLVAQQSCLRCHVSRKVGEVLGGISVSQDGEAYVHNAALQQRNMRMLYALLALTGVLAVGGLTLNLTRRRWLAEEASRMKSAFMARLSHDMRTPLTAILGMSELLQQQNVSERDRKKALRYLTQAGSALLEMVRDITDHATLEQGVLHLRTAPFSLRACLADCVALYSPVAEAKGLDIDLDVDSGLPDAVAGDSFRLRQALGNLVSNAVKFTDMGRVRICVEPGPVQARKKGEDGSARLCLRILVQDTGPGLREEDAERIFESFQRGSDASGAPGTGLGLYIARTIARRMGGDVSVVSSPGSGACFTLEVCLHLPGDGSGPESGSGPGLPPDGENRAGISCTACSPDEQPCPGSLAKDHGSGPAERPEAPCFEGCRILVAEDNEANRYIMEHMLKAEGARVCMAKDGSAALAALCENPWDMVILDSRMPGVSGLDVLRAVREGRTCAPAEQRTVIYTAALNAEDRRICEDLGADRILLKPLTFSGLRSELAALLFDGQKAARAAAAPKQGNEAGGSLSEPASAPAEIAPAVWNRPEALAALDDDEDLLRRLARVLCEDLRSRETHMAAAQNAGDSATLRRLAHAVKNSAGAMRLDLLRARAGEAERSEDSTLPASVERMRHAMREALLLLEAEPGCMQSQEVSVHSAGAALCSGAASQKGEC; encoded by the coding sequence ATGATTCCTGTATACAATAAAAAAAATCGTTCCGCTATCTGGTTGCCCTTGCTGGCGTGCTTTTTATGGCTTGTTTTTACAATGGGCCTGTACCGGCAGGCTTCGCGCGTTGACGAGGCGCACCGGCTGGAGCTGGAGCACACAAGGCTTTCCACTGTGGCGCGCCAGCTTATGGATGCGCGCAACTGGAATGCGGCCCACGGCGGCGTATATGTTCTTGAAAGCGAGTACGGCAAGCCGAATCTCTGGTTGCCGGAAGGTGAGCGCACCGTAACCACGGGGGACGGCCGCACCCTGGTGCTTATGAATCCGGCCTATATGAGCCGCCAACTGGCCGAGCGCAACTCTGAACCCGGAATAGAAATCAGCGTTATCAGCAACATGCCCCTGCGGCCGGAAAATATGGCCGACACCTGGGAGAATGACGCCCTGAGCCAGTGCACCGCGGGCGCGCGGGAAATATTCAGCGCGCCGCAGCCGGGCAGCCACGGAAAGCTGCGCCTTTTGAGCGTGCTTGTGGCGCAGCAGAGCTGTCTGCGCTGTCATGTCAGCCGCAAGGTGGGCGAGGTGCTCGGCGGCATAAGCGTCAGCCAGGACGGAGAGGCCTATGTGCACAATGCGGCCTTGCAGCAGCGCAATATGCGCATGCTTTACGCCTTGCTGGCCCTTACCGGTGTTCTGGCCGTCGGCGGCCTGACGCTCAATCTTACACGGCGGCGCTGGCTGGCTGAAGAGGCCAGCCGCATGAAAAGCGCCTTCATGGCGCGCTTGAGTCACGACATGCGCACGCCCCTCACGGCCATTCTGGGCATGAGCGAGCTTTTGCAGCAACAGAACGTGTCGGAGCGGGACCGGAAAAAAGCCCTGCGCTATCTTACCCAGGCGGGCAGCGCCCTGCTGGAAATGGTACGCGACATCACAGATCACGCAACCCTTGAGCAGGGCGTCCTGCATCTGCGCACGGCACCGTTCAGCCTGCGCGCCTGCCTGGCTGACTGTGTGGCCCTGTACAGCCCCGTTGCCGAAGCCAAGGGGCTGGATATTGATCTGGACGTGGATAGCGGCCTGCCGGACGCCGTGGCGGGCGACAGTTTTCGCCTGCGCCAGGCCCTGGGCAACCTTGTCAGCAATGCCGTAAAATTTACCGATATGGGCCGGGTGCGTATTTGTGTGGAGCCGGGTCCGGTGCAGGCCCGCAAGAAGGGCGAAGACGGTTCCGCCCGCCTGTGCCTCAGGATTCTTGTGCAGGATACCGGGCCGGGACTGCGTGAAGAAGACGCCGAGCGTATTTTTGAAAGCTTTCAGCGCGGCAGCGATGCTTCAGGCGCACCGGGTACGGGGCTTGGCCTGTATATCGCGCGCACCATTGCGCGTCGTATGGGTGGGGATGTCAGCGTGGTGTCTTCGCCGGGCAGCGGGGCCTGTTTTACCCTTGAGGTCTGTTTGCATCTGCCCGGAGACGGTTCGGGACCGGAATCCGGATCAGGGCCGGGCTTGCCGCCGGATGGCGAAAACAGGGCCGGAATTTCCTGTACAGCGTGCAGTCCCGACGAACAGCCTTGTCCCGGCAGTCTTGCGAAAGATCACGGCAGCGGTCCGGCGGAAAGGCCGGAAGCCCCCTGTTTTGAAGGTTGCCGCATTCTTGTGGCCGAAGACAACGAGGCCAACAGATACATTATGGAGCACATGCTCAAGGCCGAAGGCGCGCGCGTATGCATGGCAAAAGACGGCAGTGCCGCGCTGGCAGCCCTGTGCGAAAACCCCTGGGATATGGTTATCCTGGATTCGCGCATGCCCGGCGTAAGCGGGCTGGACGTTCTGCGGGCCGTTCGTGAAGGCCGTACCTGCGCCCCGGCGGAACAGCGGACTGTCATCTACACTGCCGCGCTGAACGCCGAAGACAGGCGCATCTGCGAAGACCTGGGGGCAGATCGTATCCTGCTCAAGCCCCTCACCTTTTCCGGGTTGCGCAGCGAACTGGCCGCCCTGCTTTTTGACGGGCAGAAAGCTGCCCGCGCGGCGGCTGCCCCGAAGCAGGGGAATGAAGCCGGTGGTTCTTTGTCGGAGCCGGCATCCGCACCGGCGGAAATTGCGCCTGCGGTCTGGAACCGGCCGGAAGCCCTCGCGGCTCTTGACGATGATGAGGACCTGCTGCGCCGTCTGGCGCGGGTGCTCTGCGAAGACCTGCGCAGCAGGGAAACCCATATGGCGGCGGCCCAAAACGCGGGTGACAGCGCAACGCTGCGGCGTCTGGCCCATGCCGTTAAAAATTCCGCCGGGGCCATGCGCCTTGACCTTCTGCGGGCGCGCGCCGGGGAGGCGGAACGATCTGAAGACAGTACCCTTCCGGCGTCCGTGGAGCGCATGCGCCACGCCATGCGCGAGGCCCTGCTTCTGCTCGAGGCTGAACCGGGCTGCATGCAGAGCCAGGAAGTATCCGTACACAGCGCCGGGGCTGCCCTTTGCTCCGGCGCGGCATCACAGAAAGGAGAGTGCTGA
- a CDS encoding sigma-54-dependent transcriptional regulator translates to MARILVVDDEALMRTMAEVVCTRMGHEVLLAESVSQGLELGRQGVDVVLLDVWLPDGNGLEWQGDFAHLPGMPDVVIITGHGDGDAAEAALRSGAWEFLTKPLKVRDIEQCLRHVLTFRENRVPGPESLLVDSGHVLGTGMGMSRALKLLAQAAQSEVNVLLLGETGVGKEVFAKALYRNSARAARPFVTVDCASLPDNLVESHLFGHSRGAFTGADRAREGLLLSANKGTLFLDEVGDLPQTIQGAFLRALELRRFRPVGDVREVSSDFRLVAATNRDIESMAREGTFRADLLYRLQGMTIVIPPLRERRDEIPALTRQAASRFCLHNDLPPKAVSDAMLDVLMEYSWPGNVRELIHSVERACLAAGQGDELLPAHLPTRMRVDEARRRMGRGPDSGIADVAGGGQAAACGFSGALYGAGSSASFGQPAVGEGASGRHAGGSAASVLHPGLPPVAAGDDLPDLRQWKARAEEVYVRSIWGASNGDARTAAGMAGVSRGHWYELMKKHGL, encoded by the coding sequence ATGGCCCGTATTCTGGTGGTGGATGACGAAGCCCTTATGCGCACCATGGCTGAAGTGGTGTGTACGCGCATGGGTCATGAGGTGCTGCTGGCCGAGAGTGTCAGCCAGGGGCTGGAGCTTGGCCGCCAGGGTGTGGATGTGGTCCTGCTTGATGTCTGGCTGCCCGATGGCAACGGCCTTGAGTGGCAGGGCGACTTTGCCCATCTGCCCGGTATGCCCGATGTGGTCATCATCACGGGACACGGTGACGGCGATGCCGCCGAGGCGGCCCTGCGTTCCGGAGCCTGGGAGTTTCTGACCAAGCCGCTCAAGGTGCGGGATATAGAGCAATGTCTGCGCCATGTGCTGACTTTTCGCGAAAATCGGGTTCCGGGTCCGGAGTCGCTGCTGGTGGACAGCGGCCATGTGCTGGGCACGGGCATGGGTATGAGCCGCGCCCTCAAGCTTCTGGCCCAGGCCGCGCAAAGCGAGGTCAACGTGCTTTTGCTGGGCGAAACGGGCGTGGGCAAGGAAGTTTTTGCCAAGGCGCTGTACCGCAACAGTGCGCGTGCCGCCAGACCCTTTGTTACCGTAGACTGTGCCTCTCTGCCGGATAACCTTGTGGAAAGCCATCTTTTCGGCCACAGCCGTGGGGCGTTTACCGGGGCCGACCGCGCCCGGGAGGGGCTTTTACTGTCGGCAAACAAGGGTACGCTTTTTCTTGATGAGGTGGGTGATCTGCCCCAGACCATACAGGGGGCCTTTTTGCGGGCGCTGGAATTGCGGCGCTTCAGGCCGGTGGGTGATGTACGCGAGGTCAGCAGCGACTTTCGCCTTGTGGCCGCCACCAACAGGGATATTGAAAGCATGGCCCGGGAAGGGACATTTCGTGCCGACCTGCTCTACCGGCTTCAGGGCATGACCATTGTCATTCCGCCCCTGCGCGAGCGCAGGGACGAGATCCCCGCGCTCACACGGCAGGCCGCAAGCCGGTTTTGCCTGCATAATGACCTGCCGCCCAAGGCTGTGTCGGACGCCATGCTGGATGTACTTATGGAATATTCCTGGCCCGGCAATGTGCGCGAGCTGATTCACAGTGTCGAGCGCGCCTGTCTTGCGGCCGGGCAGGGAGATGAGCTTTTGCCTGCACATTTGCCCACGCGCATGCGTGTGGATGAGGCCCGTCGCCGTATGGGGCGCGGCCCGGACAGCGGCATTGCCGATGTTGCGGGCGGCGGGCAGGCCGCTGCGTGTGGCTTTTCCGGGGCGCTCTACGGGGCCGGGTCGTCCGCGTCCTTTGGGCAGCCTGCAGTTGGAGAGGGCGCTTCCGGCAGGCATGCGGGCGGCTCTGCGGCCTCTGTCCTGCATCCGGGGCTGCCCCCTGTGGCGGCGGGTGACGATCTGCCGGATTTGCGCCAATGGAAAGCACGCGCTGAAGAAGTTTATGTGCGGAGCATCTGGGGCGCCAGCAACGGCGACGCGCGCACGGCTGCCGGAATGGCCGGAGTCTCGCGCGGGCACTGGTATGAGCTTATGAAAAAGCACGGTCTGTAG
- a CDS encoding methyl-accepting chemotaxis protein, translated as MLRNISIAQRITCFVTLMIAMVIAMAVLSFFMTSNVIDEGTSVARNQLLDSQRARIKDVTQASALGLAAMTRGLPPQEQLGVIADYIEKSRFEDDASGYFYVYEGTVNVAHPTQKQLVGKDLSGTADKQGVHYVVELHKAAAKGGGFVDFVFPKPGAGDVFKLGYAEKIEGTPYWIGTGVYIDNVDREENRLHSTMGSLLTRTLGTYGGGFLAALLLIVVPLSYRLATSITRPLAGITGQARAVAAGNLDVTITPDGKDEVALLERALRDMVDKLKKLINETAEKSRQADEAANEARVAQSRAELAGQDAQAKAAAMLVAADRLEQVAHAVSTASTQLSTQIEQSDRGAMDSAQRLTEAAAAINQMNATVQSVAQNATQASASSHDTREKAVAGAHIVEQAVRSISQVHEVSQRLTENMGQLNDQAQAISKIMNVISDIADQTNLLALNAAIEAARAGDAGRGFAVVADEVRKLAEKTMASTHDVGAAITSIQASTAKSMTAMETATEQVSQATEFAHQSGQALEEIVSTVEATADQVNAIAAASEQQSVASEEINRSISTVNDVVQQTAEAMHEAALAVSDLARQAQNLSSLIGDMKK; from the coding sequence ATGCTCAGAAATATCAGTATCGCCCAAAGGATCACCTGCTTTGTCACCCTGATGATCGCCATGGTCATCGCCATGGCAGTCCTGTCCTTTTTTATGACCAGCAACGTCATTGATGAAGGAACCTCGGTTGCCAGAAACCAGTTGCTGGATTCACAGCGCGCCCGCATCAAGGACGTTACCCAGGCATCGGCCCTCGGCCTGGCTGCCATGACCAGGGGGCTGCCCCCACAGGAGCAGCTGGGCGTTATTGCCGACTACATAGAAAAATCCCGCTTTGAGGACGATGCTTCGGGCTATTTTTATGTCTATGAAGGCACCGTCAACGTAGCCCACCCCACACAAAAACAGCTTGTCGGCAAGGATCTGTCCGGCACCGCCGACAAACAGGGCGTACACTACGTGGTGGAGCTGCACAAAGCTGCGGCAAAGGGCGGTGGATTTGTGGACTTTGTCTTTCCCAAACCCGGCGCCGGTGACGTTTTCAAACTTGGCTATGCGGAAAAAATAGAAGGCACGCCCTACTGGATCGGCACGGGGGTGTACATTGACAATGTAGACAGGGAAGAAAACAGGCTGCACAGCACCATGGGCAGCCTGCTTACCCGAACCCTCGGCACGTATGGCGGCGGTTTTCTTGCGGCGCTGCTGCTCATTGTCGTGCCGCTTTCCTATCGCCTGGCCACCTCCATCACCCGCCCCCTGGCCGGAATCACCGGACAGGCTCGCGCCGTGGCCGCAGGCAATCTTGATGTAACCATCACGCCTGACGGCAAAGACGAAGTGGCCCTGCTGGAACGGGCCTTGCGCGATATGGTGGACAAACTGAAAAAGCTCATCAATGAAACGGCAGAAAAAAGCCGCCAGGCCGACGAGGCCGCCAATGAGGCCAGAGTCGCCCAAAGCCGGGCCGAACTGGCCGGGCAGGACGCGCAGGCCAAAGCTGCCGCCATGCTTGTGGCTGCCGACAGGCTTGAGCAGGTGGCCCATGCGGTCAGCACCGCCTCGACCCAGCTTTCCACCCAGATCGAGCAGTCCGACAGGGGCGCGATGGATTCGGCCCAGCGCCTCACCGAGGCCGCGGCAGCCATCAACCAGATGAACGCCACGGTGCAGAGTGTGGCCCAAAACGCAACCCAGGCCTCCGCAAGCTCCCACGACACGCGCGAAAAGGCCGTAGCCGGGGCGCACATTGTCGAGCAGGCCGTACGCAGCATCAGCCAGGTGCACGAAGTTTCGCAGCGCCTGACGGAAAATATGGGGCAGCTCAATGATCAGGCCCAGGCCATCAGCAAGATCATGAACGTCATCTCCGACATCGCGGACCAGACCAACCTGCTGGCCCTTAATGCCGCCATTGAGGCGGCCCGCGCAGGAGACGCAGGGCGCGGCTTTGCCGTGGTGGCCGACGAGGTGCGCAAACTGGCCGAAAAAACCATGGCCTCCACCCACGATGTGGGCGCAGCCATCACCTCCATCCAGGCGAGCACGGCCAAAAGCATGACCGCGATGGAAACTGCCACAGAACAGGTGAGCCAGGCCACGGAATTCGCCCATCAGTCCGGTCAGGCTCTGGAAGAAATCGTCAGTACGGTGGAAGCCACGGCCGACCAGGTCAACGCCATTGCGGCGGCCAGCGAGCAGCAGTCCGTTGCCAGCGAAGAGATCAACCGCTCCATCAGCACAGTAAACGATGTGGTGCAGCAAACCGCTGAAGCCATGCACGAGGCGGCCCTTGCCGTCAGTGACCTGGCCCGGCAGGCACAGAACCTGAGCAGCCTCATCGGTGACATGAAAAAATAA
- a CDS encoding HU family DNA-binding protein: MTKAELVEKIHAKAGLPTKAKAEEALDAVVAALREALAAGESVTFTGFGSFKVVERAARKGRNPRTGMEITIPASKVAKFTPGKGLKDAIK; the protein is encoded by the coding sequence ATGACTAAAGCTGAGCTTGTCGAAAAAATCCATGCCAAAGCTGGTCTTCCCACCAAGGCCAAGGCCGAAGAAGCCCTTGACGCCGTTGTTGCCGCCCTGCGCGAAGCCCTTGCTGCCGGCGAATCCGTAACCTTCACCGGTTTCGGCAGCTTCAAGGTTGTGGAACGCGCCGCCCGCAAGGGTCGCAACCCCCGCACCGGCATGGAAATCACCATTCCGGCCAGCAAAGTTGCCAAGTTCACGCCCGGCAAGGGCCTGAAAGACGCCATTAAATAA
- the murI gene encoding glutamate racemase → MNQSSRLPVGLFDSGMGGLTVLKALNHRLPGEDLLYLGDTARLPYGTKGPDTIVRYTLKAAQKLVDMGVKMLVVACNTATAAALPALRQHFAPLPVLGVVEPGAQAAAQASRNGHIVVLGTEATINGGAYQQAIARIRPEAVVLGRACNLFVPLAEEGWMDGPLVEGVARRYLEGFFCAPDTNGANGSNDAASTAQPRAAAGAANAPVQPDTLLLGCTHYPLLQGALRHVVGPDVRIVDSAAITAQVVAGELARLEMLHPDTREGTGAAGMSCRTGQSRFLTTDHVARFIRTGSLFLGRKMAENEVTLVDL, encoded by the coding sequence ATGAATCAAAGCTCGCGGCTGCCTGTCGGCCTTTTTGACTCCGGCATGGGCGGCCTCACCGTACTCAAGGCCCTGAACCATCGTCTGCCCGGCGAGGATCTGCTCTACCTTGGCGATACCGCCCGCCTGCCCTATGGAACCAAAGGGCCTGACACCATCGTGCGCTATACGCTCAAGGCCGCGCAAAAGCTGGTGGATATGGGCGTAAAAATGCTGGTGGTAGCCTGCAATACGGCCACAGCCGCCGCCCTGCCGGCCCTGCGCCAACACTTTGCCCCCCTGCCCGTTCTGGGCGTGGTGGAGCCGGGGGCGCAGGCAGCGGCCCAGGCCAGCCGCAACGGGCATATAGTGGTACTGGGTACAGAAGCCACCATCAACGGCGGCGCATATCAGCAGGCCATAGCGCGCATCCGGCCCGAAGCCGTGGTGCTGGGACGCGCCTGCAATCTTTTTGTTCCCCTGGCCGAAGAAGGATGGATGGACGGCCCGCTGGTGGAAGGCGTGGCTCGGCGCTATCTGGAAGGTTTTTTCTGCGCCCCTGATACCAACGGTGCAAACGGCAGCAACGATGCTGCAAGCACTGCACAGCCCCGTGCGGCCGCCGGAGCGGCGAACGCGCCGGTACAGCCGGACACCCTGCTGCTTGGCTGCACCCATTACCCCCTGCTGCAAGGAGCCTTGCGGCATGTGGTGGGTCCGGATGTACGCATTGTGGACTCTGCCGCCATTACAGCCCAGGTGGTGGCTGGCGAACTGGCCCGGCTGGAGATGCTTCACCCCGATACCCGGGAAGGCACAGGCGCCGCAGGCATGTCATGCCGCACCGGGCAAAGCCGCTTTCTGACCACAGACCATGTGGCCCGCTTTATCCGCACAGGCAGCCTTTTTCTGGGCCGTAAAATGGCCGAAAACGAGGTTACGCTGGTCGACTTGTAG
- a CDS encoding sulfite exporter TauE/SafE family protein, whose amino-acid sequence MYFPTAGIECNPFIPFGAALCISFFTSMGGISGAFLLLPFHMSVLGYVNPSVSATNQFFNILACPPGVWRYWREGRLIWPLALTVAAGTLPGVFLGALIRVNWLPDPDKFKIFAGLVLLYVGGRMARAVWKGRQAESPGMKLHGAPGTSDAAVAGKDDRCAGPDAPANCCRVLEWNTRSLSFAFQEKKHVVSTPRLALLSLVVGLIGGVYGIGGGAIMAPFLVSFFALPVYAVAGATLFATFLTSVAGVSFYSLLAPLYPGMAIAPDWRMGILVGLGGMCGMYLGARCQKHVPATALKCLLAVILLFTALRYLGQAF is encoded by the coding sequence ATGTATTTTCCCACTGCCGGCATCGAGTGCAACCCCTTCATCCCTTTTGGTGCAGCCCTTTGCATTTCGTTTTTTACCTCTATGGGCGGCATCTCCGGGGCGTTCTTGCTGCTGCCTTTTCATATGAGCGTACTGGGCTATGTGAACCCCAGCGTCAGCGCCACCAACCAGTTTTTCAACATCCTGGCCTGCCCGCCCGGCGTCTGGCGCTATTGGCGCGAAGGGCGGCTCATATGGCCGCTGGCGCTTACGGTAGCGGCCGGAACACTGCCCGGGGTATTTCTGGGGGCGCTCATCCGTGTCAACTGGCTGCCGGACCCGGACAAATTCAAGATTTTTGCAGGCCTTGTACTGCTGTACGTGGGCGGACGCATGGCCCGCGCCGTCTGGAAGGGTCGCCAGGCTGAAAGCCCGGGCATGAAGCTGCACGGCGCCCCGGGCACGTCCGACGCAGCAGTGGCCGGCAAGGACGACAGGTGCGCGGGGCCTGACGCGCCGGCAAACTGCTGTCGCGTTCTGGAATGGAATACCCGCAGCCTGTCATTTGCCTTTCAGGAGAAAAAACATGTGGTCTCCACCCCCAGGCTGGCCCTGCTGAGCCTTGTTGTGGGGCTTATCGGCGGTGTTTACGGCATTGGCGGCGGGGCTATCATGGCGCCTTTTCTGGTTTCTTTTTTCGCGCTTCCGGTTTATGCCGTGGCCGGGGCCACCCTTTTTGCCACCTTTCTTACTTCGGTGGCGGGCGTAAGCTTTTATTCGCTGCTGGCCCCCCTGTACCCCGGCATGGCCATTGCTCCTGACTGGAGAATGGGCATACTGGTGGGCCTGGGCGGCATGTGCGGCATGTATCTTGGCGCACGCTGCCAGAAGCATGTGCCGGCCACGGCGCTCAAGTGCCTGCTGGCCGTCATTTTGCTCTTTACAGCCCTGCGTTATCTGGGCCAAGCTTTTTAG
- the hisH gene encoding imidazole glycerol phosphate synthase subunit HisH: MLAILDYKAGNQTSVRRALEHLGVPCAITADPAMLESAAGVIFPGVGAAGQAMSALAEAGLDKALHHVARRGQPLLGICLGCQILLESSEENAAKTLGIVPGVCRRFEDHMRQEDGSAAPVPHMGWNSLEAVAPCLLLDGIDPASEYYFVHSYYVEPDPSLVLATTTYGRTFCSLYGRDGLWAAQFHPEKSGRPGLRLLGNFYEYCRQSRQEARHAQ; the protein is encoded by the coding sequence ATGCTGGCCATTCTGGATTACAAGGCGGGCAATCAGACAAGCGTGCGCCGCGCTCTGGAGCACCTCGGCGTACCATGCGCCATAACAGCCGACCCGGCAATGCTCGAAAGTGCCGCGGGAGTGATCTTTCCTGGTGTGGGCGCGGCTGGGCAGGCCATGTCTGCACTGGCCGAAGCCGGACTGGACAAGGCCCTGCACCACGTGGCGCGACGCGGTCAGCCTTTGCTCGGCATATGCCTGGGCTGTCAGATCCTGCTGGAAAGCAGCGAGGAAAATGCCGCAAAAACCCTCGGTATTGTTCCCGGTGTCTGCCGCCGGTTTGAAGACCATATGCGGCAGGAGGACGGCTCTGCGGCTCCGGTTCCGCATATGGGCTGGAACAGCCTTGAGGCTGTGGCTCCCTGCCTTCTGCTTGACGGTATTGACCCCGCGTCCGAGTATTATTTTGTACACAGTTACTATGTGGAGCCTGATCCCTCGCTGGTGCTGGCTACCACTACCTACGGGCGCACGTTCTGTTCCCTTTACGGGCGCGACGGCCTCTGGGCCGCGCAGTTTCATCCCGAAAAAAGCGGCAGGCCCGGCTTGCGCCTGCTGGGCAATTTTTACGAATATTGCCGTCAGTCCCGGCAGGAGGCGCGCCATGCTCAGTAA
- the hisF gene encoding imidazole glycerol phosphate synthase subunit HisF, giving the protein MLSKRVIPCLDVRNGRLTKGVKFVGNEDIGDPVESARRYYEEGADEIVFYDITASAEARGIFLDVVERVAEQIFIPFSVGGGISSVADMRAVLLAGAEKVSINSAAVKNPRLIGDGADAFGSQAVVVGMDVLAVPESPEIPSGYEIVIHGGRKRMGLDAIAWARRCQELGAGELCVNSIDADGTKDGYELKLTRAIADAVSLPVIASGGAGEPRHMLEAVTGGGASAALIASIVHYGQYSIRQCKEYMAAHGARMRLTW; this is encoded by the coding sequence ATGCTCAGTAAACGGGTCATCCCCTGTCTTGATGTACGCAACGGCCGCCTGACCAAGGGGGTCAAGTTTGTGGGCAACGAGGATATCGGCGATCCCGTGGAAAGCGCCCGCCGCTACTACGAAGAAGGCGCGGACGAGATCGTTTTTTACGACATCACGGCGTCAGCCGAGGCGCGCGGTATTTTCCTGGATGTTGTGGAGCGCGTGGCTGAACAGATATTCATCCCCTTTTCCGTAGGTGGCGGCATTTCCAGCGTGGCCGATATGCGGGCCGTACTGCTGGCCGGGGCGGAGAAAGTCTCCATCAATTCTGCGGCGGTAAAAAATCCCCGGCTTATCGGCGACGGGGCGGATGCCTTCGGTTCCCAGGCTGTCGTGGTAGGCATGGATGTGCTGGCCGTGCCGGAAAGTCCAGAAATTCCTTCCGGCTACGAGATTGTCATCCACGGCGGGCGCAAGCGCATGGGGCTGGACGCCATCGCCTGGGCGCGCCGCTGTCAGGAACTGGGCGCGGGCGAACTGTGCGTGAACTCCATTGATGCCGACGGCACCAAGGACGGCTACGAACTGAAGCTTACCCGTGCTATTGCTGATGCCGTTTCTTTGCCGGTCATTGCTTCCGGTGGGGCGGGCGAACCCCGGCATATGCTGGAGGCCGTGACCGGCGGCGGGGCCTCGGCGGCACTTATCGCCTCCATTGTACATTACGGGCAGTACAGCATACGCCAGTGCAAGGAGTATATGGCCGCCCACGGGGCGCGGATGCGCCTGACCTGGTAA